Within Dermacentor albipictus isolate Rhodes 1998 colony chromosome 3, USDA_Dalb.pri_finalv2, whole genome shotgun sequence, the genomic segment TCAAGTCCCGATTGTACCTATGATTTCAAgcaacaaccgcatttccaaaagtaagtcctggaaccattacatctTTCCAGATACCGCCGGTACCTCATACCTATTTATcaccatagcgctctgtgcttattatggctgcatttctcttcccctttactgctattgttttttcctgtgtttccatacatttattcccttcgtttatccatgtaccaaggtatttatattctgttacccaaggtatttcctggccctgtatcgccactgtctgttcaatgttttcattgaataccataacacctgatttcctAAACCTAAATTgaaaacctaaattctcgccttcctgtccacagatattagccagacgttacaAATCACTTGGCTTAttggctagcaacacaatgtcgtccacataaaataaacctggaagctgatgcaactgctacatggtgtGCCACCTGGtataataatatgcaactgcaatacaAAGTGTGCACATATCAATACTACACGCAGCGCACACGCCAATCATGTGTCTCCTTGCGCACTAGGATGTGTTTATAGAGCATGTTTCCACTGCAAGCTAGCAAGTgccatggctcagtggtagagtataTGACTCCCACGCAGCAGGCCCGCGTTCAATCCTGTCAAGAACtgggaatttttttctcattcccggtTGTAGCTGCGACAGATACCAACGGCGGCGGACAACATCCCCAACCAAAACAGCTATTGGAATGAGCCAATCGCGTCGCTGTAATACTTACAGCTTACACTGTAATACTGTCCTAAGTTGAATTTCACTTGGCCTCAGCTTTAAACGAGATATTTATaatgcacaactttttttttaatttcaattaATGCTACTAAGTGCAAGGCAAAACAACATTTAAAAACCTAAGAGAGCTGTATATATAACAAAAGAGAGCGCTTCATTATATTGCTTACGTTGAACAACTGGTACACACAAAGCCCCTTTCTATCAAATATAATATTGTGTGCGCACATAGTAGGGGTGTCAGATGACTCAATCTGGTTGCGATTGAGCCTATTCAGGTTGATATTCTTGGTTGCAGTTGGCTCCCTTGTGCAAGCTGCAAAAGGGAGCCAATTGTGATAGAGAATTTTGATCCGCATCAGATTCGATCATGATAGAAAGTAGTTAGGTGACACTGGTATAATATGTACTCACAAAATCTATCAAAGTACAAACAGGATTTCAATGACCTTTTTACATACATTATTAAAACCCCTAACAAGGCCTATAGTTCACACAGTAGTGATATCCAGGGTCTGCCGTTGACATGCCTTAATTTAGGAAAACAGATATTTATTTATGTTAAACGAACTTCATGCTAATGTAACCAATTCAGTAAACACTGGCAGGCAGCTAAGGCATTTCTTGTCACAAGATCATGCTTTCCATGTGCACAAAAAATTTTTGCATGTCACATGTTATTGCATTGTAAATTCTAAGTTTGTTTAACTACTACTATTGTACAAAAAAACGTCACCTTTTTCAGTTAAGAATTTTTTGTGAACTGATTCCTCACTGGGACTCAAAGTTCAAGTAAGTGGATGGAGCAACCTTGTTTCAAGCCCTTTGTCTCTTCCCCAGATATACTTTTGCAAATGGAATAAAAAATGGTTGCAAAGAGTGCTTTAAAGAGTTCTTGCAAAGAGTGCTTTCCTAAACAATTCTTCTATCCTTCCAGAAAACACAGTTAAATATACTACAGCAACCATAGGGCAAGTTCTGGGCTTACCAAAAGAAAAGTAGCGTCACTCATACTTTCTAACACTGCAATTTATGGCAAATATTACTAGGCACACTGCACGGCACCGACAGtgcgaaatttttttcttttttgcagaatAGCAGGTTGTCTGTGCATACCAAACGCAGATGCAAATTTCAGAAATAGACGCGTCAATGCACTTGCTTGGACAGCTATCACTGCATTGTGCAAGCAGCAAAACAGTTCCCAAACGTTACACAGTAATAACTACGGAAAATATGCATAGAAAGCCTCAAGAACTGCACAACAAATTAAAGTGACAGGCATGACTCACTCTCCCATGGCCGCAAGTTTAGCTTTCTCATCATTCTTCTTCAACTTCGGCCTGCCTGGTTTCAGCTTGAGAGGCGACGTGACACCTTTTGCCGCGCTACTTGTGGTCATAAAATGAGCGAAGATTTCCGTTTGTTGTAGCAGGTAGTCGAAACGATTGCCCCTGTCCAAATCCTAATAAAGAAGTGCAGAATGCGGTGCTCAGTAAGACATGCGAAAGTTGTTCCGACAAGCTAACTCGGCTATATTTTAGGCATCTTACCAGCTTGCTATCGTAGTCCGTTTCATCCTTTTTTTCGGTCGCCAGGCCCTCCTCTTCATCAGGCGTCTGCAACACAAAGTACACCGGACGCTTAGATTAAAGTACTCAAAACGGCGCGACGAGTCCTAGGTAACGGCAAGCGACAACTGACGTCCTTGCCGCGTCGTCGCggtcagctgctgctgctgttggtgtgCTCGACTTTCAGCTGACAGACGGATGGATTAAAAACAGATTGTTGTACTACACATTCAAAAGAATTGCAATTTGTTCCAAATGCCGGTTAATGGAAAGTCCGCCAAAACTCCACAACACTACCGGAGGAAGGCTCTATGAAGCGCTTCGGAAATCATCCCGACACTTTGATCTAAAGTTCGCCATCGCAATTTTCGATCGAACAGGCGCCGGGAACTGCACTGACTACCATATTTCTTCTGTAATAGGAAAGTAAATTTTAGCCCACTGGCCCTGAGTAAAGGCCCGCCAATTATTTTTCACAAACACATGAATAATTACTTTAAACCCACCACTGCACAGGTTCATGGCATAACTCCATCAGACGAAATCTGTATCCATGCTATTTCGATCAACTTACATATGCGGGTATATACATCTTGAAAGAATCAATGGGACGAATGACAGACTAAAGTTGAGCTGTCGTATGATCACTGCAGACTTACGGATTCCTTTGTACTCTCCGgactttcctcctcctcttcttcggGCATGGCCTCCACCATCTCTGGATTTTCCTCCAGCATCTTGGCACTGTTAAACGATTGGCTACTGATCGTTTACTTTACGAATTAACTAGTACAAAACGCGCTACAAAGCATATGCACTAATTCCCGGCAAAATGATGCAAGCCCTAGCCTCGTCCCGAGACGCAGCGCAGCATAGTGTAACAAActgcggcagatgtcgctaccatCAATAGCGTTTTTTGTGGTTTTTTGGAACCCTCGAACCAAGTATTTGGCCAGCACCTagcaccacagaacacctatcTAGCACGTGCGCGCACTGCGTTTTGGTTGTTCAAATTTAGTGTTGTGGCCATTTTGGTGTCGAGCGTGGCGCGTACGTGGTTGACGTAGTCGCGAGAAGAGCAGACTGTAGCCGCACCATGAAGGCGAAGCGTAGTGGTGGTGGTAAACCTGTTAAACAGCCGGAAAAGGTGAACCCGTTTGAAGTGAAAGTGAACAGGCAGAAGCACGATGTGCTCGGTAGAAAGTCGAAAAGTGACCGTGGTCTTCTTGGTGTTTCTCGAAACAAGGCGATCAAGAAGCGCAAAGCGACTCTACTGCAAGAATACGTCTTGCGGAACAAATCGAGTACCTTCATGGACAAACGGATCGGTGAATTCGACTCTGCTATGAATCCTGACGATAGGATGGCAGCGCGACTAGCCCAGGAGCGCAAAATTTCACAGAAGAAAAACGTATTCAGCCTCAATGAGGAGGAAGAGTTGACGCATCTCGGCAAGTCTATCAACGACATGGAAACCCACGACGATCCCCGCAGTGACGACGAAGATCTTTACGACAAGTTGGGTCGGGACTTCACCGAAAAGACAAATTTCGGTGGGTTTCTCACGAAAGCCGATCCCAGCAGCGATGCTGCTAAATCGCGACGAGAAGCCATTGATCAGCTCATTGCAGAATCGAAGAAACTTAAGTACGAAAGGCAAGTTGAGAAAGACGAAAACTTCGAGCTTACAGAGAAGCTCGATAAAGACTGGAAGGAATTCCAGAGTCTCTTAGCTGGCTCCAAGAACAAGAAGAGCGCCGCAGGAGACAAGGAGGCCAGTACGGATGAATACGACGTGCTAGTGAAGCAGCTCAAGTTTGCACCCTTGGCTGGACAGGCTTCCGAAAGAGTGAAGACAGAAGATGAGATTGCCCAGGCGGAGAGAAAACGACTCGAGAAGctggaacaagaaagaaaagccagGGCTCAAGGGACCGAAGCGAGAAAGCACGCGGATAAGAGGCAATTAGCCTCTGCTGACGATTTGGACGACAGCTTTTACAAGCGCGAGCGCATCACTGCAACTACGAAACAAAGTGAAAGCGACGAGGACGAGCCTGAAGAAAATGAAGAGGCTGGCCGTGTCACTGTCGAGTCGAAAAAGGAGTGCCACAGAAGCGCTGATGAAGGCTCTGACGAGGGGGATGATGAATCTGATGAGGATAGCTACGCCGATTTGGAATCTGACAAGGTCGCTAGTAGCGACGATGAAGAGTTACGAGACGAGAAGATTAACGTGAGAGACACGAACTCAAGTGTTAGACCTGCCAAAGATAAAAATCTACTATCAGAAGTGCACGTAAAACTAAAAGAAACAGGAATGGGCAAGCAAAAATTAACAGTTGTTGATGTACCTGATACTGAAGAAGAGTTTTTAAGGTTGCTGGGAAAAAAGACTGCAGATGAAAAGGCTGCCCTCATTGAGCATATGATTAGAGGCAATCAGGCAAGTTCGTCATGCAAGAAGCTTGAGAGGCTCTTTGTGTTTCTTCTTCAGCACATCAGTGATGTGGCAGATGGCCACATTCACCTGGTGGACAAACTGTGCCCTCACATTTACACTCTGGTGCAGCTTTCCCCAACAATGTGCGGCCACTTCCTTTTAGACGTAATTTCCGAAAAGGAGGAAGAACTTCAAATTCTTTTGAGTAAGAAGGCTAGGTTTTCAGTGCCTTTCCCAAGTTTTAGCACTCTTGTGTTCTTAAAGCTTGTAGGGCAGTCCTATTCTGCTTCAGACTTCTCGCACATGGTTGCTACTCCAGCAATGCTTTTTGCAAGTCACATGCTCACTTGTTGTAGACTTAAGGACCCTGTAGACTTTCTAAGAGGCATCTTTGTAGCCAATGTTTTCCTCGAGTATTTGGCATATTCTAAGCGCTTTTCACCGGAGCTCCTCACTTTCCTAGTACGGCTTCTTTCCCACAGTGCCTTGAAGCTTGAAGATGAGGAAAGTGCAGCAGCTGTTGGTGAAAGTGAGCTTAAGCTTCCTTTGAAAGCTTTGGGAAGCAGCCAGGTGGAAATGACTGGTGTGCTGAAGCTGAAGATAGTCTATGCTGGTGTCAAGCTCATTGAgaagtgtgcatgtttgtatgaGGCACTGCCTTCATACAAGGAGCTGTGCGATTCACTGTCGGCCGTATGCCAAAAACTTATGGAGTCCAGTTACCCTGAGAGCCTGAGAGGTGTGATAAAGGACACACTTGTCAAGCTTGGTCACAAAGTTGAACGCAAGCCACTGAAACCAATCAAAAAGCCACCACCGACAAAACCACTTTTGgagccaaggtttagcatgaagTATGATGGCCGCAAGCACTTCTCAGGTGGCGAGAAAAAAGTGGAACTCAAGAAGCTGAATTATCAGTACAAGAAGGAAATGAAGGGAGCCATGCGAGAAGTGCGTAGGGACAACCAGTTTTTGGCTCAGCATATCCTCAAGGAGCAAATGGCAAAGGATACCGAACGTAAGGAGAAGGTGAAGCGCATTTACAAAGAGCTTGCTAGTCAGGAAGGTGAATACAAGGCactgaagaagaagaaagaaaaactgtcAAATCGCATGTAAATAATGCATTAGGTACATAGTGTGCGATATATTTTGCCTGTACTTGCAAATTCA encodes:
- the l(3)07882 gene encoding nucleolar protein 14 translates to MKAKRSGGGKPVKQPEKVNPFEVKVNRQKHDVLGRKSKSDRGLLGVSRNKAIKKRKATLLQEYVLRNKSSTFMDKRIGEFDSAMNPDDRMAARLAQERKISQKKNVFSLNEEEELTHLGKSINDMETHDDPRSDDEDLYDKLGRDFTEKTNFGGFLTKADPSSDAAKSRREAIDQLIAESKKLKYERQVEKDENFELTEKLDKDWKEFQSLLAGSKNKKSAAGDKEASTDEYDVLVKQLKFAPLAGQASERVKTEDEIAQAERKRLEKLEQERKARAQGTEARKHADKRQLASADDLDDSFYKRERITATTKQSESDEDEPEENEEAGRVTVESKKECHRSADEGSDEGDDESDEDSYADLESDKVASSDDEELRDEKINVRDTNSSVRPAKDKNLLSEVHVKLKETGMGKQKLTVVDVPDTEEEFLRLLGKKTADEKAALIEHMIRGNQASSSCKKLERLFVFLLQHISDVADGHIHLVDKLCPHIYTLVQLSPTMCGHFLLDVISEKEEELQILLSKKARFSVPFPSFSTLVFLKLVGQSYSASDFSHMVATPAMLFASHMLTCCRLKDPVDFLRGIFVANVFLEYLAYSKRFSPELLTFLVRLLSHSALKLEDEESAAAVGESELKLPLKALGSSQVEMTGVLKLKIVYAGVKLIEKCACLYEALPSYKELCDSLSAVCQKLMESSYPESLRGVIKDTLVKLGHKVERKPLKPIKKPPPTKPLLEPRFSMKYDGRKHFSGGEKKVELKKLNYQYKKEMKGAMREVRRDNQFLAQHILKEQMAKDTERKEKVKRIYKELASQEGEYKALKKKKEKLSNRM